The nucleotide sequence ATTACAAACTTATattaaaattcacctttttaagTTGTTCAGGTCTATGAATGGTGACATACATAGCTGTGTAAGGATTTACATTGAGAATCGTTGCTCTAGTGaataagtgtattagtccattttcatgctgctgatgaagactgggaagaaaaagaggtttaactggacttacagttccacataatTGGGAGGCCTCAAATCATGGCGGGAGACGAAAGGCACCTCTTacatggcaagagaaaaatgaggaatatgcaaaagcggaaaccgctgataaaaccatcagatcttgtgagacttattcactaccatgagaacagtatgggggaaaatgCCCCCGTGAttccaattatctcccaccgggtccctcccagaacatgtgggaattatgggagtacaattcaaaatgagatctgggtgggacacagagccaaaccgtatcattgaGGGAGGATTTGATGATAGGTGGGGAAGAGTGGTATAAATTGCTTCAGCACTTAGACGATTacaacatatctttttttaagTGGAATTTTCTCTGAGATTGTAATAGTTTTGTTTCACATAATCTAATGGGGAACATAATTAGGCCTGTGGCTAAGATTGTATCAGAAGCAGGCAATACAAACAATTCAGGGATAATTACAACACACTTAAAAGACTCTTCTGCTTTCTATTTTCACATAGAGGCTGAAACCCATTTTTTTGAATAGATTATAATATGGACAATCCATCCATACAGTATAGAGGGTCAACTAAATATCTAGAGGTAATATCTGATCTGaggaaattatgtttttaattaatcTAATTTATTTCCCTTTAGTAGAGATAAATCTGTTGGTCAAGAGAGTTATAAACATCAGCTACAACTTTGTAGTAGAAGTGGATGGCTCTATTCCTATAATTTGGGTTCTAAACTAAAACTTTTGCTGTAACCTCTATTACATTTGGAAtactgtttaaaatatatatccaaaaggaaaatgagattgAACATTAATCATTATAAATATTgagtattaaaaatacatattagcaTCTATCAAATGCTTATCCCATAAGTGCACTTTGCAATAACTTATTtctttaatctttacaataaccATTTGAAAGAACtacttttattatccccatttacagatgaagaacctgaaatatatacattttagttattattaaaGGGAATAGGCTTCTTAGTATGTCAAAGTATGGCAGATTGGGGATTTAAATAAAAGtacttttattctttctgaatTTGTCTCAGTTTGAATGATAGGGCAAGCCTGATGAAAATCTATGAGGaaacctattattttaaaagagttcTTACATAAATAAAAGCTGTTACGTGTTCACATATTTATACTGCACACATAAACATTCTAAAGACAATATCACCAATGATAACTTGCTAAAGAAGAGGTTTATTGAATACAAAGAATTGACAACAGATTTCTGTAGGATAATCAAATGAGTCATCGGATTTGTGTGTGGCGTTCTTCCAGATGAATGGGGAGGTGCTGTTATTGATTgcccagaaagagaaaacaacagaaagacaACAGGACACACGTTTTTCTTAGACATGCACATTTTTCTGGACAGATACAGAATGCCTTTTCTTCTCAGGGGGCATGTGGCGTACATTCTCTGCTGCATCTCAGATTAGTTGCTTTGAGATTTCTCTTCCAGGGAGTGGAGTCTGGTGGTCAGTATTTTGCTGCGTTGGTCTACCTCCTCAAGAACTTTCTTAACCACTATGGCTTTGGCTGAGtctgaaagttaaaaattaaaaggagattTTATagagttaaaaatgaataaaacattgtaTCATTTAAAGGAATAacagtatttgcatatagaaTGAACTATGCACTAAACACAAATACTTAGACTCATGTTTGGtgaataattttgattatttggtTAGGAAAAAACATGGTGAcatgttattttgtttaaaattagcaCACGTCACTGACATTAGATATCTAGCACATATGGTGTCTGCTACAAATCTTTATTGTGTGTATTCTTACCAAGCTATGGTAATATAAGAACAATCAAGCTATGCATTAAAAATGAAGTAGTTGGgtatatatactcaaaggaatagaaagcattctaccataaagacacatgcatgtgaatgtttatcgcagcactattcacaatagcaaggacaaagaatcaacctaaatgcccgtcAGTGACAGAGTGGATAAAGCCATAagcaccatggaatattatgcagccatgaaaaagaagaagatcatgtcttttgcaggaacatggatagagctggaggctatcattcttagcaaactgacgcaggaatagaaaaccaaacaccacatgttctcacttataagtgggagctaaatgataaggacttatgaacacaaagaaggaaacaacagatacttggTTCTACTTGAGggggaaaggtgggaggaggaagaagagcagaGATGATAattattgggtactgggcttaatttCTGGATGATCAAATAATATGtgcaacaaacctccatgacatgtgtgtacctatgtaacaaacctttcaatgtactcccaaacctaaaataaaagttgagaaaatttaaaaagttggatAGCATAACAacagatttcattttaattacctTTGACTTGGCTTCCTACATTTCCAGATCCATAATCTTTAGACTTGTAACCTCCAGACTTACAGGCTCTGtgaaaacatcacaaaagagGGTGATTTAGAGAGAACCCCATCAATTCTAGGTTCACCATATGGTTTTCTTTAGCTCTTTGGTAGTTTCAACTGTGTAACCCAGTAtttgatttgtagtgtttgccgATTTCTGTAGAGGTATGAATACCTTCTCCATTGCTGATATCAAGTTACCAAGTGACATCACTAAGTGAGGAGTTAGGAAGAGATGTGCAGAAGAGGCTGTCATGAGATGCTAACAGCAGTTCTGGCATGCCACTGGATGTGTTTATACAACTTAGGTTGAAATTCTCCCTTTTAAGTTTTGCAGGTTTAtgaattgtgacaaatgtatTTAGCTGTGTAACGATTTACATGTGGAAGCATCACTCTAGTCAATGAGGGAGGGTTTGATGATAGGTGGGGAATAGCGGCGTAGATCGCTTCAGCAGTTAGACAATTACAAGATACTTTTTCTAAGTGGGGTTTTCTCTGAGATTGTAATGTTTTTGTTCTGCTTCAGTGttaagaagtgatttttttcttgtatgattccttttatattaACATCAAGAATGGATAAAATAGTAACTGCCAAGGGAAGTGGAGCACAGAagaactttctggggtgatgaaatgcTCTTCGTTGTGAATTCAGGAAGCTTCCTGTTCCTAACAACCCTGAGCTCTAGACTCCCAGACTTGTGCCCATGGGACTTCATCAGTGCTATGAAGACAGGATTCTGTGAGTGATGAGCTCCAGAAACCATTTCCAGAGTCAGAATCCTGGTCCACATATTGAAACTCCAATTAGTTTCCCGTTTATTCTTTTCACTCTAGAAGTGATATTTTCAATGTTCATACCTTAAACTTGGTGCCTGCCGCATATTGGTTTGTTAAGATGTTAATTTGTATTTTGGCAGTTGAGtgtgtattatatttaatatttagtattCATGATAATAAATGCATGCAGCCAAATTATGTCCACTTTTCCAGTGGAAAGTGAGATCTAACTTGCAAGCAGATTTCAGTATATTACACCATCCATGCAAATTGTTTTACCTACCCATCATCTCCTCCTATAAGGAGACAGTAggtctcaatttctttttccagGTGGAGCTTGATGTCCAGGAGCTGCTCATACTCGAGCTTCTGGCCCTCGGTCTCGGTTCTGACCTGGTGCAGCTGCTCCTCCAGGGCCCCGATCTGAGCCTGGATCTGCGCCAGCTGCGCACAGTAGTTGCTCTCGGTCTCCGTCAAGGAGCACTCCAGGGAGCGTTTCTGTCAGGAAGCAATAAAGAGAACCTGAGATGGATATGCAGATACGCAGGGATTTGTTTGATACATGATTTTCTCCTGTTGTTAACTTTACATATAAttgttttagatttcacatgGACACATAGTTAAGACTGTGATACTGCCTGAAAATGAGCAAATccttctttttggtagaatagaCCTAAAGACATTCGTGTTGTTTTAGCTGTCAGCTATACAATCCTATTCTTTCCTTATGTTTTaagacaattataaaaatatatatttcaatattgttAAGGTTTTTAAAACCAGCTGGCAAGTATCTAACATGATGACCTGGGGGATGGtaaaaaattgttcttttcaTACCGTGGCTAAGAGAGACTGAAGTTCAATCTCCAGGGTTTGAAGAGTGCGCTTCATTTCAGTCAGCTCGTTCCGGGCTGAGGTTGTGGCTCCGACATCCTCAGAAATCTGCTGCTGCAGGGAGGCGCTCTGAAATGACATAAGTGAAGGAGCAAATCTTAGTTTCGTGAATATCAGTAACAGGCAAAGGGATTGTTTTCCGGAGGAGAGTCACCTTCTCGTTGAACCAGGCCTCTGCATCCCTGCGGTTCTGCTCTGCAAGGGCTTCGTACTCAGCTCGCATGTTGTTCAGTAGAACTGTGAGGTCCACCCCGGGAGCTGCGTTCATCTCCACGTTCACATTGCCTCCAGCTGCGCACTGCAGAACTTGCATTTCCTAGAGG is from Macaca thibetana thibetana isolate TM-01 chromosome 16, ASM2454274v1, whole genome shotgun sequence and encodes:
- the KRT25 gene encoding keratin, type I cytoskeletal 25, whose amino-acid sequence is MSLRLSSASRRSCPRPTTGSLRLSGGGTSFGAGNACGISGIGSSFSCALGGSSSGGNAAGGNPCAGFTVNEGGLLSGNEKVTMQNLNDRLASYLDNVRALEEANADLEQKIKGWYEKFGPGSCRGLDHDYSRYFPIIDDLKNQIIASTTSNANAVLQIDNARLTADDFRLKYENELALHQSVEADVNGLRRVLDEITLCRTDLEIQYETLSEEMTYLKKNHKEEMQVLQCAAGGNVNVEMNAAPGVDLTVLLNNMRAEYEALAEQNRRDAEAWFNEKSASLQQQISEDVGATTSARNELTEMKRTLQTLEIELQSLLATKRSLECSLTETESNYCAQLAQIQAQIGALEEQLHQVRTETEGQKLEYEQLLDIKLHLEKEIETYCLLIGGDDGACKSGGYKSKDYGSGNVGSQVKDSAKAIVVKKVLEEVDQRSKILTTRLHSLEEKSQSN